The following nucleotide sequence is from Dromaius novaehollandiae isolate bDroNov1 unplaced genomic scaffold, bDroNov1.hap1 HAP1_SCAFFOLD_45, whole genome shotgun sequence.
ctgccaaagctctagcccctaccgcaaaccctgagcaccaaggccaagccctacactgagccagcagccaaaagctttgcctgaccccactaagcacaaagcccaaagcctgcacgcatgcctgaagcctaaggccaaacttgctctggcgcagcccctaagcacccagccttcttgtaagccgagctggaagggcttgggggcctgggaggcagaagaagagcagggcaggtggggtgttggagtgcaggggcgtggagctgaggggagagggcagaggcaggcaagaggcaggtggcggtgaaggtgtgagggctgcgctgtagattgtgaggtcacttgtgctgcagcaatctgcTTGGTGAGGGGCatgaggcaggcattgtgaggttcTCATGGGAATAtccagggcatggcaggagggccagaggtggctggggtggcagaggtgggctgggggaacagtgcttctttttttacCAGGAGGTCTCTTCTGTTTCAGCCCTTGACTGCCCAAGGCAAGAATGCAACCTgtgaggacaggaaggctccattTTCTCAGGCATACCTGGCCTCCCTGATAGCATCTATGCAATGTAAAGccatttcctcagtgcagtgcctgtgcacttggctcttcttccaaaattggagTCACAAAAGTGGTGATGGAATGGTATCCCAAAAGGGCCCGTTGCTTTGGTTTCATTCTCCACGGGCTCAGGTTGATGTGTTCAGTGTCCCATTGTAAGCTGTTAGGGAACCAGGTTTAGATTCAGGGTTCACTTTTGGGGCCCTGTGTCAGTGGAGATGGTTAAGGATCCCAGAGTAaccttcctgaggctgtgacacaTTTGTTTGGGTGGGTGATGGCTGAGCATCTTCCTGGAGAGGCAATAAGctgccagcagagctcagagcatttttgggaacatcatacagtgggggtgggcagtgagtggagccgtaCAACACAGGAGaccatccaaggtggagtcaccgagcggtaaagagcaaaatcaggaaatgcataggtaaaggagggctccgcaatcccaggagaggccgtggagacccagcaggctcagggaagagagactggagagccatccttgtactctctttggcatgccataggctggctccagtgcagccccatAACATATCTTGTGCCCTcggaaatgctgcctgggccctccgagcaccctccacagccacataAAACGGGAGGCGGGGACTGTCAGTGGCATGAGAACCATCCtcttgggtctgcttcctgctctcacgagaatgggcacagtggagtcgcctcacggccctgtggcaccaccattggctctctgctgagcagcagtgcctgcacggagccctgcagggagcacaggggagggggacctggagcagctggccaggccagcgtggacaccctcatctggggaagggctttctggggagcagggacgtgcctggaggggagcaagggggtggttcccaggaaaggtgagaagtgtcatggcttctttataaaaactgctaaggatatgcatatgatcaacagttgtcatctgtggacactgtgtggttcaaatctcaatacgatacaacctggcaactctgagaaatatcggagtctttggaacaacccttgggttggactatcaagaccagagttgcaggagaaacttcagtcctggacattgttcacatattcagaggataaattgtcagagggccagcttacccaaataaatggACAAATACTTGATTGGGCAATCTTTCTCACGATCATGTCATCACCACCAGCAAACTCTAGGTTGGCTGGATCActttaacctggaaaagggacctagcTAGGTGTTTACATAAGGTGTACGTAGGTGTTTAATAAATAGCCACATGCCACATCAACTAATTAGTGGTGCTCATGAATGGATCAACAAGATTCTCCCTGTCCCTGTCTACCATCcagtgaaaccacagccaagggaatgggcttggtgcaagcagtggggaaagaagaccctattGAGATTGACTCTAGTCTGGCACTGAGAAGAGACATAAGAGGTCTGAATGGACCTCTCTGAAAGCACATGAGAGGAGAAGAAGTGGGACACTACTCTGGTGGTATTTTCACTCACTTGGCTAGGTAGGGTTGATCAGGTGCTGCACATGGCTAGACAAACGTGCTGCCCTGTTCGCACTCGGCCAgtccattttaaactcttttctctcatgcttctttctccccagtcccctttaggcaataACCCCTCCAGTCCACAACGTTGTCAAGGAGAGTCACTCGGGTGGCCTCATCTGGGAGCGTACACCCcctccaaggccccagggacataATCGCTGCCCCAGGAATGTCCAAATCTGGGTGCTCCTTTGCAGTGATTAGGCTCCTGGCATTCCTCTGCCATCACTGATCATCTGTTCTTTGTATTGATGGTGACTAGCCTTCCAACACATAAACTCACAGTTTAGTCCAGTGTTTGGCCCATATGTTCTGCAAGTGTTAACAAGCCACAGAAACGATATGCAGAGGAgttactgtgcagctctgggcacagtgtaatctgcttctccataaaatgcattcttaggaaaaacaggcactggctaaggttgaacaataagaaaagagtagcaactgggagaaaactggaagctgcTTCTTGTTGACCTTGCCCCACCCCTTGCAATCGACTTCCTAAGAAAGCATGggatctcattttgctcctgttgtagatgactgcattaatcaatgcagacaccgcgcagtaaaaaacaaacaaacaaacaaagagctaCTATGAAGTTAGTGGCTAGGTATAGGTATAAGTATATATAGGTAGTGGTGTATATAGTAGTgtaaacaaggaaggaggcagcagcaaggcacaaaaatataaatcacaccacCCTCCTATAGAAGGTAGTCTTAGACCCACAGTGACGAGCTTAACATGgagcattattatgcatataaaagagcccatgtctaaaaacaaacccaagaagcctgttttcacagaaggatgaactggagcaagacagtaaggggatttcacaggtgatctggctcaagtcattgcctctgctgaaggatacagcatgcatgcagaaaggtgggttgcaagggagcactcacattgtctttggccagttagaaacaaatattaactcttaaagacctaaaaacacttaCAAGATCTCAGACTCAAAGAGTGGTCCTATGGGAACAGGCGGTCAGGACCCTTGGGACACTGTCTCTGACAGTATCTGGTCTGGAGCATTGTTTAGGAGAGGAAGAATCTCTTTTGACACCTTCAAGCACATGGCATGAAAAATTTGGCATTCAGGGATTACTTGAGgccctaatagaaatatttactatcatcatcatcatcatcatcatcattctataatactgttaaaaatgataataacaacaatactagAAGCAGCCTTTTTAAGGCTTATGGTAGGAGTCTCAACATGGAATGTGTTGAGCAAGTAGATATTGTGTGAAACACACCTGGCATGTTGGTgaagtttatgaatatgtggaaaaaacctGTAGGACAGGTAAGAATCAAAAGATCTCTCCAGCTGTTACTCTTAATCCCCATCACCCAAGCTCACCTTACCTTTAAGCCCTAAGGATCAGTTCTGGAAGCTTTCTTCAACTGGAATCCaccattcccactcattttgagattaagggtgagattcaatctgagattaggacacctacatttggggttccaaatgtaccttcctccctgtgagacaagtgcctgaacagcagttttaaccactgtgaatctaggcaatgggggtgggattcagttgcccaaCATAGGTGTTTAGCACCATCTCAGATGCCCTAAGATAGCTGACAGCCATACAGGGCTGGTAGATCTGTCACAggacctgtgcctttctggagcagctgagagacaccagctgagatacacagagtatttcaagtggCATGACATACATGTCTGCACATGGCCAACTGGATCCAACAAAATCAACTGAATCCCTCCTTGTCTATTGGCTTTAGGCtaagatgaatcatgtcctgacttctcttgacagctctgactgggggtgggattcagctgccgaaagaaagaaagagaaaaagaatcaagtgaCGTTTGAGGGTAAATCActctaaaaaaggtgtttttattgaagtatcactctctggagccgcttctcttctccacttggaGGAATGGGAGTGGCTGTTCCACCAACATGCACTCTTTATGCACTGATATTGCCCAAGACAGGAGACATAGGGCCATATGCAGTaagtaggatttttctgaagggacccaggctgttggcagtgaaaagcagatttctgcacaagacattcttgagccaaaagctcctctgattgCATTGTCCATTGCCTACTACCCCACAcgagctgcaaggcagaacattttctgcactagtaactgtctggagaaaagtcttctctttagggCATGTTTCACCTCCGCATTCCTCAGGGTGTAGATCAAAGGGTTGAGGACGGAGCTGACAACATTATACATAAGTGTGGCTATCATGTCCCGCCTGGGTGAACTCCCTGAGGAAGGTGGcacatagttaaaaataacagggacatagaataaggccactactgtgagatgggagatgcaagtggagaaggatttcctccttccctccctcgactggactttcagtcggaggaaggaaaagatgtacaggtaagaaaagagtgtgaagaCAAAGGGGCCTATCGCTATATTCCCCGTGATGatgctgagcaggtgcaggtTGAGCTGGTTGCTGTTGCAGGCTAGTCTCACCAGGGGCttgatgtcacagaagaagtggtggatgtggctggggccacagaaatggagccgggaggtcatgactgtgtgcatcagagcatgaaggaagccagtagcccaagcggctgcagccagcagcaggcaggcccgtgggctcatgatcaggctgtagcgcagcgggtggcagatggccacaaagcggtcataggccatgacagccagcagcaaagcttcgctgctgcccaggaagtggaagaagtggagctggcttaggcagccagtgtaagaaataccctggtgcccccagaggaacccagccagcatcttggggatggtaactgtggagtagaaaatatccaggcaggagaggttgcagaggaaatagtacatggggatgcgtagccgaggttcacatatcaccacagtcacaattgccacattccccagcaggctggacaggtagagcagggagaagagcatgaacaggaactgctgcagcccttgagggctggacaggccaagcaggatgaacttgctcacctctgtctggttatccatccctgcagggaaagagagaagaactcagcagtagcttgctgtctttctgtcctgagctgctatttccattccccagagtcctcttccataaggtgcagcagcagctgatgctgcctcatgAATGAAAGAGATCAGATACTGAGTCCGGAAAGGGACACAAAAGAATCCCTTGATTTTCCACCCCAGCTGTTGCAACAAATACTAGAAACTGTTGTAACCTAGATGGCCAGTACTGATGCCAGAGCTGCTACCTGTgtaccagctcactgaaaggaatggtgtgtttgaggacagcgagaaaagaaaatgggaggaaggaaggaagggagtgaggtaggaagggagagaaggaggaagagaggcaacaGAAGTTGGTTACCTAGTTTTTAAGTGAAGATcactctgaaatcctgttttcctttcttttattcaaagaagtttttctaataagttttcttcattccaaatcctagctgaatatactgtatctttccaaagctgaagtatTATAGAAGTATTAGAGTAGATCACATATAGTACACCACTTTCAAAGAGGACTAATTCGGACTGTTCGGTGGTGTCAGGAAACCTTTATATAGTCCTCCCTGTCAcggaaacaatcacatttctttccaacaaaggaaaatgtCCATCTCTCTGATAACTCCTCTTGGGATCAAGCCTCTGAACCttatgggacttcagtgcagaaaacatcaaggcatagcgtttcaggcacacagaaaactaatgatgttgtGGGGAGCTGAACTGATTACTGATTATTTGCACAGCCAGCTCTCATaagcaggaggaagctgtagaatcaaaagccatttctggaaatatgcaaggttatagcacatcattctcaggaagactaacagttttaatggggaatttgccaaggagtttgacacatggttttgtaattcccaaggataatacatggaataagtatcatggcttcctttgacctgctgcaactgcacagctggactctgcctctggcttaacatcttttgctccctttatagtccatgaggagcttaaaatgctttttcttttcttttcacttctaaagatggagataacaaactatggtgattttctgaaggcctcaaatacctgtttcactgtcccctctgcaagctgtgtttgccatgagcaatggcatctgaaacctccatagaagtgcccaggtgcctgattgagagcacacagaggcaggggctggtggggcagcagaagaccctgcaggtgctgtcatagtttgcacagcccgtggtggtggtggtggccatcacagggctgtactgcgctggcaagtcccacctcatgaacaggctgggttgtgagaggatggatgagagaggtggggagccacacaggtcccggccctgggcagcaaagatgcctccattttcctgctctgtagctgacactgctgagccccttgcatcccctccacaggtttctccctggccttccccatgcaggcccataccaaaggtatctggctgtggtgtgtgcctcagccctgtcagcctggacacacgcTGGTGCTCCTGGACACTGAAGGGCGGGGTGATGCGGAGAaggtgtgggagaagcagaggcttccttttgtgcctacagagaactttgtggaagctctcaagggcccaggcatgtggcaggactcaaggtgttctcattgcctgcactggtgtgccaggaagagacacaggctgtggggaaggaggccagtGCAGAGCTGACTGGATAAAGTCTTCTGGCTGATGAAGTCCTGTCtggcatccttcacctctgccttcacctgtcagagccctcattctgcctgggatgctggctgtctgcaggggactggagccagtctgtggctgggCCCATGACAGTTTGTGGGACACCGCCTCTTCAcagccactctccctctctttctggatctttgattactcagcagccatcaggctggtgggccttttgagatccggtggctggcagggagctccaggcttttgaactggagctgtctctgtggtgctgacagccagaggagctaggagaaggctcgtgaggttgacaagctgccaaattcctcagcacttgctggtaaacttcagcagaccaggaatggggagctcagggagtcctttaataatcagaagcctGTGGGACTCGGAGAGTTAGGAGTTGAAGACAAGGCGGCTACAGGAAGACATGGTGATGTCACGTGTGGGGGGTCTCTTCAAAAAGCTGACCCTGCCATGGCCCATGGTTAGGCATTcagggcctggggatttggggctttgctcactcttagggggccttgcacagagtttcttggtatgagccaaggctgtttgttcctgggaaacaccaagaatgacgcATGGATCTTCGTGCTAGCCATACTGCTGTCCCgcactctggtctataacagcaagggcaccatcaaccagcaagacatggaccagctgcagtgtcctcagtggggcagcagcaccatggatgccccatctccctcagcagtagctaaggggtccacacat
It contains:
- the LOC135327072 gene encoding olfactory receptor 12D1-like, encoding MDNQTEVSKFILLGLSSPQGLQQFLFMLFSLLYLSSLLGNVAIVTVVICEPRLRIPMYYFLCNLSCLDIFYSTVTIPKMLAGFLWGHQGISYTGCLSQLHFFHFLGSSEALLLAVMAYDRFVAICHPLRYSLIMSPRACLLLAAAAWATGFLHALMHTVMTSRLHFCGPSHIHHFFCDIKPLVRLACNSNQLNLHLLSIITGNIAIGPFVFTLFSYLYIFSFLRLKVQSREGRRKSFSTCISHLTVVALFYVPVIFNYVPPSSGSSPRRDMIATLMYNVVSSVLNPLIYTLRNAEVKHALKRRLFSRQLLVQKMFCLAARVG